The window TGCGGGAGATGAACGCGCAACTGCAGGCGAGTCGGAACCGCCTCCGGGCGGCGATGAACGCCTCCCCCGAGTACATCTTCCTCCTCGACGGGGCGGCGCGCTACCGGGAAGTCCTCTCGGGCGAGGACGAGATCACGGTCCATCCGCCGGAGGACCTCGCCGGTAGAGCGGTCGAGGAGGTCCTCCCCGAGGAGACCGCCTCGGCGGTCCGGGAGGCGGTCGAACGGACGGCCGAGTCCGGCGAGATCCAGCGGACCGAGTACCCGATGCGGAGGGACGACGGGGTGGAGTGGTACGAGGCGCGGACGGCGTGCGTCCGGTACCCCGACGAGGAGGTGCGAGACGTGCTTCTCACCGCGCGCGACGTGACCGAGCGGAAGGAGCGAGAACGGAAGCTCCGGCGGTTCCGTCGCGCCATCGAGACCGCCGGTCACGCCATCTACATCACCGACGACAGCGGCCGGATCACGTACGTCAACCCCGCGTTCGAGGAGATCACGGGGTACGCGAGCGAGGAGGCCGTCGGCCGCACGCCGGACCTGCTCGACTCGGGGCAGATGTCCGAGGACTACTTCGCAGAGCTGTGGTCGACCGTCCGGTCGGGAGAGGTGTGGGAAGAGGAGATCCTCAACGAGCGTCGCGACGGATCGCTGTACTACGCCCAGCAGACGGTCGCGCCCGTCACCGACGAGTCGGGGACGGTCCGCGAGTTCGTGGCGATCCAGACGGACATCACGCCGCTGAAGGAGCGTGAGCGACAGTTGAACGTGCTCTCTCGCGTGTTGCGGCACAACCTCCGGAACGAGATGAACCTGATCCTCGGCAAGGCACAGACCATCCAGGAATCGGCCGACGGAGCGATCGCATCCGACGCGGCGCAGATCGAACGGGTCGGCGAACGACTGCTGGACCTCGCGGAGACGTACCGCGAGATACTCGATCTCATCGAGACCTCCGGGGCCCGCCACCGGATTCGCCTCGTGGATCGGATCCGCGCCGAGGTGCGCGAACTCCGAGAGGCCCACCCGAACGCGGAGGTCGAAGTCGCGTTCGACTGTCCCGAGGACGTCGCCGCCGTCGCGATCCCCGGAATCGAGCGCGCCGTCGGCGAGCTGCTCGAAAACGCCGTGGTCCACTCGGACCGCGAGCCGCCGGAGGTCGAGTTGCACGTCGAATCGACGGCCGATCACGTGCGGATCCGCGTCGCGGACCGCGGGCCGGGGATCCCGCCGACCGAGTGGGAGATCCTGACCGGCGAACACGAGATCGACCCGCTGTCTCACGGGACCGGGTTGGGGCTGTGGCTGGTCCACTGGCTGGTCACCCGCGCCGGCGGCCACCTCTCCTTCGAGGAGAACGACCCGCGCGGCAGCGTCGTGACGATTCAGCTACAGCGCGCCTCGGACCCGGAGGGCGAATCCGACGAGTAGCCGGTGAAACAATCCACCCCGTTCGGAGCCTGGGCGACAGCCGAATCCACACGACTCGAACGGCCGAACGAGGGCAGCGGATCGCGGTGTCTCCGGCCCGCGGGCCGGTCACGGTCTCGTCTCGGTAGTCGGGTATGGCGACGAGCGATGCCGGCGGTTCACACGGTCGCCTCGACGGCGATGGAGGGGTATTCGTCGGTCACGGCGTCGACGACGGTTTCGACGGCCGGAGAGTTGTTCGAGAACGCGATGTACTCGGTAGCGCGGTGATATTCGACCACTTTCATCTCGTACAACCGCGGGAGGTGCGTGTGGAGCAGCGAGACGTACACGCGGGTAACGGTCTCCTCGGAGACTTCCCCCGGGCGCGAATCCTGCTCGATGGCAGCGATCTCGGTCGCGAGATTGCGTACGGTCATCCGGTCTTCGGATTCGCGTAAACACAGGATCGCACAGAGTCGCCGCTCGTTCCCCAGGAGTTCGAACACGTTGCTGAGTGTGTGCAGATCGGCCGCGTCTTTGGTCCTCATTAGCCGGTGGTACGATAAACGAATAGACCGTTGATAAGTGTTTTTGACAGAGTGAAGAACGAGTATATTTTTATCGATGATTATAAATTAATCCGCCCGAACACGGATCGGTTTCCAGTGATCATCAACTTCCGGCGTCGCGTCGGCCGACGTGACGAGGTGAGACGATTCCGGCAACGTAGACGCGTGAGGTTCTCAAGTGACGGACCTCCGGCGCGCAACCGCGACCGTCCTCGCGAGGCGCGCACGGCCCGCGCGTTCCGCGAGGGAGTCGCCGTCGCCGAACCGGACGATTCTTTTCCCGACCGGGACACCTACGCGTATGGAGTCGGATACGCCGCCGGCGGAGGTCCTCGACGAGCTGTTCGCGACGATCGAGGAGCGAAAGGAGACGCTCCCGGAGGGGTCGTACACCGCCTCGCTTTTCACCCACGAGAAGGGGGAAAACGCCGTCTTGGAGAAGCTCGGCGAGGAGACGACCGAGACGATCCTGGCCGCGAAGGACGAGGAGGAGGAGGAACTGCTGGCGGAGAGCGCCGACCTCGTCTATCACTTGCTGGTCCTGCTCGCGATGGAGGACGCGACGCTGGACGACCTGCGGGCGGAACTTCGCGAGCGGTTCTGAGCGCCGAAGCGCAGTCGGCTCTCGCGACCCGAAAGGCGGGCGAACGAGCGCCCCGACGGCGCTACCCCTGCAGGAGATTCATCACTTCGTCGGCGACGTCGGGTTCGACGGCGACGACGTATCGGCTTCCGGCCGAGAGCGTGGTGTCCGATCGCGCGATCCGCTCGCCGTTCTCGTCGGAGACGACGAGCGTCCCCGCCGGGAACCGGACTTCGGTGAGTTGCTTGCCGGCCGCCGGCGCCCCCTCGGCGACCCGAACGAGCATGATGTCGAGCGAGCCCGTCACGTCCGCCAGCGTCTGGACGTCGCTGCCGCTGATCTCGTTCGCGGCCACCCGAGCGCCGGCGCGTTCGGGGAACAGGACGGCGTCGACGAAGCGGGTGTAGGACTCGCGGGCCGCCCGGTCGATTCGAGCGACCGTCCGAATGCCCGGAGTGAGCTCCGAGGCGGCCAGACAGACCGCGAGGTTCAGCCCGCTCTCGCCCGTCAGCGCCGCGATCACGTCGGCCCGCTCGACGCCGGCCTGTTCGATGATCGACGGGTCGGTCGCGTCGCCGTGGATCACCGTCGCGACCCACTCGTCGGCGATGTCGGAGACCACGCGGTCGTCGCGTTCGATGATCGTGACGTCGTGGCCGCGGTCTGCGAGCAGTTCTGCTGTTTGGAAGCCGACTCTACCGCCGCCGGCGATGATAACGTCGAGGGTTGCGGTCATACTCAGTCGTCTACCTCGGGAGTCATTTCGATGTCAGTTCCGTCGTCTCGCTGCGGCTCCGTTCGCACGCGGTTCAACACGGCGTAGGCCACGCCGCCGAGCAGTATCCACCCGACGCTGAGCCCCAGCGCCAGCGGGTCGGTCCGGATCAGATACTCGACGAGCACCACCGTCAGAAGCAGGTTGAGCGCGAC is drawn from Halobellus limi and contains these coding sequences:
- a CDS encoding PAS domain-containing protein; translation: MTAPILLSLLLRVLGVGLSVYLLYRERDRRFVFLVVLLSLMALRQALTLFDVGSAVREVPAFLVSVLAVGLAFYLVRYVREENETKERLREMNAQLQASRNRLRAAMNASPEYIFLLDGAARYREVLSGEDEITVHPPEDLAGRAVEEVLPEETASAVREAVERTAESGEIQRTEYPMRRDDGVEWYEARTACVRYPDEEVRDVLLTARDVTERKERERKLRRFRRAIETAGHAIYITDDSGRITYVNPAFEEITGYASEEAVGRTPDLLDSGQMSEDYFAELWSTVRSGEVWEEEILNERRDGSLYYAQQTVAPVTDESGTVREFVAIQTDITPLKERERQLNVLSRVLRHNLRNEMNLILGKAQTIQESADGAIASDAAQIERVGERLLDLAETYREILDLIETSGARHRIRLVDRIRAEVRELREAHPNAEVEVAFDCPEDVAAVAIPGIERAVGELLENAVVHSDREPPEVELHVESTADHVRIRVADRGPGIPPTEWEILTGEHEIDPLSHGTGLGLWLVHWLVTRAGGHLSFEENDPRGSVVTIQLQRASDPEGESDE
- a CDS encoding DUF7344 domain-containing protein, with product MRTKDAADLHTLSNVFELLGNERRLCAILCLRESEDRMTVRNLATEIAAIEQDSRPGEVSEETVTRVYVSLLHTHLPRLYEMKVVEYHRATEYIAFSNNSPAVETVVDAVTDEYPSIAVEATV
- the hisE gene encoding phosphoribosyl-ATP diphosphatase, with product MESDTPPAEVLDELFATIEERKETLPEGSYTASLFTHEKGENAVLEKLGEETTETILAAKDEEEEELLAESADLVYHLLVLLAMEDATLDDLRAELRERF
- a CDS encoding potassium channel family protein; translated protein: MTATLDVIIAGGGRVGFQTAELLADRGHDVTIIERDDRVVSDIADEWVATVIHGDATDPSIIEQAGVERADVIAALTGESGLNLAVCLAASELTPGIRTVARIDRAARESYTRFVDAVLFPERAGARVAANEISGSDVQTLADVTGSLDIMLVRVAEGAPAAGKQLTEVRFPAGTLVVSDENGERIARSDTTLSAGSRYVVAVEPDVADEVMNLLQG